GTCTGGATCGGCACGCGCGGCGCGCCGGACGGCGCGGGCAAGGACTGGCCGGACCTGGTCAACAACAACGTGTACCGGAAGTTCAACGGATGAAGGCCCTGCCGTTTCATCACCCCGAACATCCCGCGGTCGTGCGGGATCCCGCCGGGCCTCTGACGCTGGAGGCGGACGTCTGCGTGATAGGCACGGGGGCGGGGGGTTCCACCCTGGCCGCCGAACTGGCCGAAGGCGGCCTCGACGTCGTCATGGTGGAGAAGGGCCCGTACGTGACCCGCGCGGACATGACGCAGCGGGAGCGGGACATGATGCCGCTCCTTTTCGAGGATGCCGGCGCCCGCACCACCCGGGACGGCGCCATCCTGGTGTGGCACGGCCACGCGGTGGGGGGCACCACCGTGCTCAACAACGCCATCTGCTTCGATCCGCCCGATGCGGTGCTGGCCCGCTGGAAAGCCGGGTTCGGCGTCGAAGGCGCCAGCAAGGCCGACCTGGCGCCCTCGCTGGCCAAGGCCCGCTTCGTCCTGGGCGTGCAGAAGATCCAGGAGCACGAGATCAACCGCAACGCCGAGGTGATGATGCGGGGCGCCCGGAAACTGGGCCTCAAGGGCGACGTCTTCGAGCACAACCGTATCGCCTGCCTGCAGAGCGGGTTCTGCATGATGGGCTGCTCCTACGACCGCAAGCAGAACCACCACATCACCTACGTGCCGCGCGCGCTGTCGTTCGGCGCCCGGCTCTGCCCCGACACCCTGATCGACAAGCTGGAACTCGACGGCCGCCGCATCGCGCGGGCGACGGGTTCGATCAAGAACCGCAAGACCGGCGAGCGGCATCCCTTCGAGATCCGGGCGCGGGCCTTCGCGGTGGCAGGCGGCGCGATCTCGACGCCGGCCCTGCTTTTGTCCAACGGCCTGGCCGACAGCAGCGGCCAGGTCGGCCGCAACCTCTGGATCCACCCCGCCGGGCCGGTCGTGGCCATCATGGACGAGGAGATCCGCTACAACCGCGGGATTCCCCAGGTCTACTTCGTGGACGCCCTCGGCAAGGACGGCGTGGGCGGGTTCCTGCTGGAAGCCATCACGGGCGGCCCGTCGCAGACAGGCGGCATGGTGCCGGCATTCGGCAATGTTCTCCACGCCACGATGAAGGAGTTCAACCATTTCGCCGGAGCGGTCGTGCTGGCCAAGGACGAGCGACCCGGGAGCGTCACGGTGAGCGCCCGGGGAGTGCCCGTCGTAGATTACGTGCTGCAAGAGCCTGACGCCACGACCATCCGGGATGGCTATCAGCTCATGGCGCGGATTTACCTGGCGGCAGGCGCCAGGCAGGTGATGATCCCCCATGTCAATCGCGCCTATTACCGGACGGAGGCCGACGTCGCCAAGATCGCCTCCCTCGACCTCTCCCCCGGCAGCGCCGGCCTGTATACTGGGCACCAGATGGGAACCTGCCGGATGGGCGAGGACCCCGGGAAGAGCGTCGTCGATTCGGGTGGCAAGGCGCACGATCTGGCCAACCTCTACGTCGTGGACAGTTCGGTCTTTCCCACGTCGCTCGGCGTGAATCCGCAGATCACCATCACCACGCTAGCCACCCACTTCGCGCGGCGGATGCTGCGCGACAAACCCAAGCTACTGGGAACCTGAGCCCTGAGCAGCGCCGCATTGCCTACCGTCTCCGGCGCCGTCGCGACCCGCGTCGCGGACGGCGGCCTGGTCGTGGAGAGCGTCACCAAGGTCTTCCCGAAGCGCATCGGCGCCCGCGAGGCCGTCACCGCCGTGGACGGCGTGAGCTTCGCCGTGGAACCGGGGGAGATCCTCGGCTTGCTGGGGCCCAACGGCGCGGGCAAGACCACCACCATCAAGATGATCGCCGGCCTGGTGCTCCCGACGACCGGCCGCATCACCATCGGCGGCCTGGACGTGGCGCGCGAGCGAGCCCGCGCCGTGCGCGGCCTGGGAGCCGTCCTGGAAGGCAACCGCAACCTGCACTGGAAGCTCAAGGCTCGGGAAAACCTGGTGTATTACGGCACGTTGCGCGGCGTGACCGACGTGCGGCGCCGGACCGACGAGCTGATCGAGCGCTTCGGCCTGGGCGAGCACCAGGGCAAGCGCGTCGGGGAACTGTCGCGCGGCCTGCAGCAACGCGTCGCCAT
The nucleotide sequence above comes from Candidatus Tanganyikabacteria bacterium. Encoded proteins:
- a CDS encoding GMC family oxidoreductase, translating into MKALPFHHPEHPAVVRDPAGPLTLEADVCVIGTGAGGSTLAAELAEGGLDVVMVEKGPYVTRADMTQRERDMMPLLFEDAGARTTRDGAILVWHGHAVGGTTVLNNAICFDPPDAVLARWKAGFGVEGASKADLAPSLAKARFVLGVQKIQEHEINRNAEVMMRGARKLGLKGDVFEHNRIACLQSGFCMMGCSYDRKQNHHITYVPRALSFGARLCPDTLIDKLELDGRRIARATGSIKNRKTGERHPFEIRARAFAVAGGAISTPALLLSNGLADSSGQVGRNLWIHPAGPVVAIMDEEIRYNRGIPQVYFVDALGKDGVGGFLLEAITGGPSQTGGMVPAFGNVLHATMKEFNHFAGAVVLAKDERPGSVTVSARGVPVVDYVLQEPDATTIRDGYQLMARIYLAAGARQVMIPHVNRAYYRTEADVAKIASLDLSPGSAGLYTGHQMGTCRMGEDPGKSVVDSGGKAHDLANLYVVDSSVFPTSLGVNPQITITTLATHFARRMLRDKPKLLGT